In Anaerolineales bacterium, the following proteins share a genomic window:
- the rplU gene encoding 50S ribosomal protein L21, producing MRFAIVESGGKQFRAVEGRTIEVDRLPVEAGKKFDLERVLLMADGDEVVVGTPTVSGIEVKVTVMDHIRGPKIDRFKYRPKKRIRVRGGHRQQYTLLMVDFIGKPGEKRKVEEPKVKKAAEVEVAEAEMKPKSEKQPKVKKEAAKPSAKKAPAKKESASKSSSKKSDSKKK from the coding sequence ATGAGATTTGCAATCGTTGAAAGCGGCGGCAAGCAATTCCGCGCCGTCGAAGGGCGAACCATCGAAGTGGATCGCCTGCCTGTGGAAGCGGGCAAGAAATTCGACCTTGAACGCGTCCTGCTCATGGCAGACGGCGACGAGGTCGTGGTCGGAACCCCCACCGTAAGCGGCATCGAAGTCAAGGTCACGGTCATGGATCACATCCGTGGTCCGAAGATCGACCGATTCAAGTATCGCCCGAAGAAACGCATCCGCGTGCGCGGCGGACACCGCCAGCAGTATACGTTGTTGATGGTGGACTTCATCGGCAAGCCTGGCGAGAAACGCAAGGTGGAAGAGCCGAAGGTCAAGAAGGCGGCTGAGGTGGAAGTCGCTGAGGCTGAGATGAAGCCGAAGTCGGAGAAGCAGCCGAAGGTCAAGAAAGAAGCGGCGAAGCCATCCGCAAAGAAGGCTCCCGCGAAGAAAGAGTCCGCTAGCAAGTCTTCATCCAAAAAGTCGGATTCAAAGAAGAAGTAA
- the rpmA gene encoding 50S ribosomal protein L27, with protein sequence MAHKTGAGSTRNGRDSNSQRLGVKRYAGQFVLSGNILVRQRGTRIKPGLNVRAGKDDTLFATADGVVMYDVVRGQKRVNIVAQAEA encoded by the coding sequence ATGGCACATAAAACAGGCGCGGGCTCAACCCGCAACGGACGAGATTCAAATTCACAACGACTCGGCGTGAAGCGTTACGCGGGTCAGTTTGTGCTTTCGGGAAATATTTTGGTGCGCCAGCGCGGCACAAGAATCAAACCTGGTTTGAACGTGCGGGCTGGCAAGGACGACACGTTGTTTGCAACCGCCGACGGCGTGGTGATGTACGATGTGGTGCGCGGACAGAAACGCGTGAACATCGTCGCGCAAGCGGAGGCTTAA
- a CDS encoding transglycosylase SLT domain-containing protein translates to MPRARSQQYDDWQTAAADDNASGCLSFYALPPLAVILIACLLAALTSNLPIQTSASPIIQAATIPSSGMTSPLLSPIFTREVQYWGGNIVRWANASSLDPNLVATVMQIESCGDPRALSRSGAMGLFQVMPFHFHFGENGFDTETNALRGLEYLANSLQTANGDPRLALAGYNGGIGVIGLGEWMWHAETARYVRYGAPIYNDARSGFTSSLMLDEWYQRYGAGLCRQAAQRLGLEN, encoded by the coding sequence ATGCCCCGCGCTCGCTCACAACAATACGACGACTGGCAAACAGCCGCGGCAGACGACAATGCAAGCGGCTGTTTGTCTTTTTATGCCTTGCCTCCGCTAGCGGTAATCCTCATCGCGTGCCTGCTCGCCGCGTTGACTTCGAACCTGCCCATTCAAACATCCGCTTCGCCGATTATTCAAGCGGCGACCATCCCATCCAGCGGGATGACTTCGCCCCTGCTTTCCCCCATCTTCACGCGGGAAGTGCAATACTGGGGAGGCAACATCGTCCGTTGGGCAAACGCTTCTTCTCTGGACCCCAATCTGGTCGCCACCGTGATGCAGATCGAATCGTGCGGCGACCCGCGCGCGCTGTCGCGCTCCGGCGCGATGGGACTCTTTCAAGTGATGCCGTTCCACTTCCACTTCGGCGAAAACGGATTCGACACCGAAACCAACGCCCTACGCGGACTCGAATACCTCGCCAATTCGCTTCAAACCGCGAACGGCGATCCGCGCCTCGCATTGGCTGGTTACAACGGCGGGATCGGGGTCATTGGGCTGGGCGAATGGATGTGGCACGCCGAAACGGCACGTTACGTCCGCTATGGCGCGCCAATTTACAATGACGCTCGAAGCGGGTTTACATCCAGTTTGATGCTCGATGAGTGGTATCAACGCTACGGCGCGGGACTCTGTCGCCAAGCCGCGCAAAGATTGGGACTAGAAAACTAA
- a CDS encoding ATP-binding protein, with product MSLRLRLTLLYATLTGGILLVFAAAVIFVFNAILVNQIDNTLETAVEVIVNGITLDAIDEVKADLTTIDLSSDVYVQIWGIDNKLQTGLRTLEGFSDRPFDPGALALDTPLYREVPIGNQRLRVVSVPLVRNTHRVATLQVAVNLNVVDAARLGLTNTLIVIWAVAVLISGNAAWLTLGQTLRPLKIITETAEQINRADDLSRRIPYSGPDDEIGGLVESFNQTLERIEVLFTSQQRLLADVSHELRTPLTVIKGNVDLMRRMKSLDEESLTSIDQEAGRLTRLVGGLLLLAQAESGKLALVEKPVELDLLVTEVFQEMSILARNKVRLHLNEIDQVVITGDRDRLKQVLINLVANAIQYTPPGGEIFLSLEQIKDQARIICRDTGAGIPAEDLPHIFERFYRAEKSRTRGRTTGFGLGLSIANWIVERHGGRIEVNSKEGQGTAFAVWLPVG from the coding sequence ATGTCTCTGCGCCTCCGTCTGACCCTGTTGTATGCAACTCTCACAGGGGGGATTTTGCTTGTCTTCGCGGCGGCGGTCATCTTCGTGTTCAACGCCATACTTGTCAACCAGATCGATAACACGCTCGAAACTGCCGTGGAGGTGATCGTCAACGGCATTACGCTGGATGCGATTGATGAAGTGAAGGCAGATCTAACGACCATTGATCTAAGTTCCGATGTTTATGTGCAAATCTGGGGGATAGACAATAAATTGCAGACCGGCTTGCGAACTCTTGAAGGTTTTTCCGACAGACCGTTTGATCCCGGCGCGCTCGCGCTCGATACGCCGCTGTACCGTGAAGTGCCGATCGGTAATCAGCGTCTGCGGGTGGTGAGCGTTCCGCTCGTACGGAACACTCATCGCGTCGCGACGCTTCAGGTGGCGGTCAATCTCAATGTGGTGGATGCCGCCCGCTTGGGATTGACGAACACGCTCATTGTCATTTGGGCGGTCGCTGTTCTGATTTCTGGAAATGCCGCGTGGTTGACGCTCGGTCAAACGCTTCGCCCATTGAAGATCATCACCGAAACAGCGGAGCAGATCAACCGCGCCGACGATCTCTCGCGTCGTATTCCGTATTCCGGTCCCGATGATGAGATCGGAGGTCTTGTAGAGTCGTTCAATCAAACGCTCGAACGGATCGAAGTGCTGTTCACTTCGCAGCAGCGCCTGCTTGCGGATGTGAGTCACGAACTTCGCACGCCGCTCACCGTGATCAAAGGCAACGTGGATTTGATGCGCCGCATGAAAAGTCTCGATGAAGAATCGCTTACCAGCATTGACCAGGAAGCGGGACGCCTCACGCGCCTCGTGGGCGGCTTGCTTCTGCTGGCGCAGGCTGAATCGGGAAAACTCGCGCTCGTCGAAAAACCCGTCGAACTCGATCTGCTGGTCACGGAAGTTTTTCAAGAGATGAGCATTCTCGCGCGGAACAAAGTCCGTTTGCATCTCAATGAAATTGATCAAGTCGTGATAACCGGCGATCGCGACCGCCTCAAACAAGTGTTGATCAATCTGGTCGCGAACGCAATTCAATATACCCCGCCCGGTGGGGAGATCTTCCTCAGCCTTGAACAGATCAAGGATCAGGCTCGCATCATCTGCCGGGACACGGGAGCGGGCATCCCAGCGGAGGATTTGCCCCATATCTTCGAGCGTTTCTATCGGGCGGAAAAATCGCGCACGCGCGGCAGGACCACCGGCTTCGGGCTGGGTCTTTCCATCGCCAATTGGATCGTGGAACGTCACGGCGGGAGGATTGAAGTCAATTCAAAAGAGGGGCAAGGTACAGCGTTCGCCGTTTGGCTGCCGGTGGGTTAG
- a CDS encoding response regulator transcription factor: MNERILIIEDDQQILKLLQRGLAYEGYTVDSATDGRMGLILARDHTPDLVILDWMLPGMDGLEVCHRLRTGGSIPILMLTAKDTVQDRIQGLDAGADDYMIKPFNLDELLARVRALLRRTQPERIPVLKFADLSLDTGTRQASRGNRTISLTAKEYELLELFLRHPKQVLTREVIFDRVWGYDFGGESNVLEVYIRYLRQKLEGEGEPRLIHTVRGVGYVLRENP; this comes from the coding sequence ATGAACGAGCGGATTTTGATCATCGAAGACGACCAGCAAATCCTCAAATTGCTTCAGCGCGGACTCGCGTATGAAGGCTACACGGTTGATTCGGCGACCGATGGGCGTATGGGGTTGATCCTTGCGCGTGACCACACGCCCGACCTTGTGATTCTCGATTGGATGTTGCCCGGCATGGATGGGTTGGAGGTTTGCCATCGCTTGCGCACTGGCGGTTCGATTCCGATTTTGATGTTGACCGCCAAGGATACCGTGCAGGATCGCATTCAAGGTTTGGATGCCGGCGCGGACGATTACATGATCAAGCCGTTCAATCTCGATGAATTGCTTGCGCGTGTGCGCGCGTTATTGCGGAGGACTCAGCCGGAGCGAATCCCTGTTTTGAAGTTTGCCGATCTTTCGCTGGATACCGGCACGCGTCAAGCCTCGCGCGGCAACCGCACGATCTCGTTGACCGCTAAAGAATACGAATTGCTTGAATTGTTTTTGCGGCACCCGAAGCAGGTGTTGACTCGTGAAGTGATCTTCGACCGCGTATGGGGATATGATTTCGGCGGCGAGAGCAACGTGCTGGAAGTGTATATCCGCTATCTGCGGCAAAAACTCGAAGGCGAAGGGGAGCCGCGTCTCATCCACACGGTGCGCGGCGTGGGGTATGTGTTGCGAGAAAATCCGTAA